In one window of Hymenobacter nivis DNA:
- the dnaK gene encoding molecular chaperone DnaK, producing MGKIIGIDLGTTNSCVAVMEGNEPVVIPNSEGRRTTPSIVAFLDNGKGERKVGDPAKRQAVTNPKNTIASIKRFMGRQFSEVSAESKYVAYDLTPGANNTVAVKIGDRNYTPQEISAMVLQKMKQTAEDYLGQPVTEAVITVPAYFNDAQRQATKEAGAIAGLDVKRIINEPTAAALAYGLDKKHKDQKIAVYDLGGGTFDISVLELGDGVFEVLSTNGDTHLGGDDFDQVIIDFLAEQFKADNEGLDLRNDPMALQRLKEAAEKAKVELSSSNETEINLPYVTATASGPKHLVVKLSRAKFEQLSDALVRRSMEPCKKALQDAGLSASDIDEVILVGGSTRIPRIQEEVEKFFGKKPSKGVNPDEVVAIGAAIQGGVLTGEVKDVLLLDVTPLSLGIETMGGVMTKLIESNTTIPTKKSETFSTASDSQPSVEIHVLQGERPLASQNRTIGKFHLDSIPPAPRGVPQIEVIFDIDANGILNVTAKDKGTGKEQKIRIEASSGLSEQDIERMRQEAASNADADKAEAERIKKVNDADSMIFQTEKQLKEYGDKLSGGNKTAVEGALADLRKAHESKDLGAIETAMTAINAAWQAASQEMYAAAGADGAGAGQGFPGGGDGQPQDGNGQPAADHVTDVDYEEVDGK from the coding sequence ATGGGCAAAATAATCGGCATCGACCTCGGCACCACCAACTCGTGCGTGGCCGTGATGGAAGGCAACGAACCCGTTGTTATCCCCAACTCCGAAGGCCGCCGCACCACGCCGTCCATCGTTGCATTCCTCGACAACGGCAAGGGCGAGCGCAAAGTGGGCGACCCGGCGAAGCGCCAAGCCGTAACCAACCCCAAAAACACCATCGCCAGCATCAAGCGGTTCATGGGCCGTCAGTTCTCGGAAGTATCCGCCGAGAGCAAGTACGTGGCCTACGACCTGACGCCTGGCGCCAACAATACGGTGGCCGTGAAAATTGGCGACCGCAACTATACTCCGCAGGAAATTTCGGCGATGGTGCTTCAGAAAATGAAGCAGACCGCCGAGGACTACCTCGGCCAGCCCGTAACGGAAGCCGTGATTACGGTGCCGGCTTACTTCAACGACGCCCAGCGCCAGGCCACGAAAGAAGCCGGCGCCATTGCCGGCCTCGACGTGAAGCGCATCATCAACGAGCCCACAGCCGCGGCCTTGGCTTACGGCCTGGACAAGAAGCACAAAGATCAGAAAATTGCCGTGTACGACCTCGGCGGCGGCACCTTCGACATCTCGGTGCTGGAGCTGGGCGACGGCGTGTTTGAGGTGCTGAGCACCAACGGCGACACCCACCTCGGCGGCGACGACTTCGACCAGGTAATCATCGACTTCCTGGCCGAGCAGTTCAAGGCCGACAACGAAGGCCTCGACCTGCGCAACGACCCGATGGCCCTCCAGCGCCTCAAAGAAGCTGCGGAGAAAGCCAAAGTGGAGCTGTCCAGCTCGAACGAAACCGAAATCAACCTGCCCTACGTGACGGCCACCGCCAGCGGCCCCAAGCACTTGGTGGTGAAGCTGAGCCGCGCCAAATTCGAGCAGCTCTCCGACGCGCTGGTGCGCCGCTCGATGGAGCCCTGCAAGAAGGCCCTGCAAGACGCGGGCCTCTCGGCCAGCGACATCGACGAGGTAATTCTCGTGGGCGGTTCGACCCGCATCCCCCGCATCCAGGAGGAAGTAGAGAAGTTCTTCGGCAAGAAGCCCAGCAAGGGCGTAAACCCCGACGAAGTGGTAGCCATCGGCGCCGCCATTCAGGGCGGCGTGCTCACTGGCGAAGTGAAAGACGTGCTGCTGCTCGACGTGACCCCGCTTTCGCTGGGCATTGAGACGATGGGCGGCGTGATGACCAAGCTCATCGAGTCGAACACGACCATCCCAACCAAAAAATCGGAAACCTTTTCGACGGCTTCGGATTCGCAGCCTTCGGTAGAAATCCACGTGCTGCAAGGCGAGCGGCCCCTGGCCAGCCAGAACCGAACCATCGGCAAGTTCCACTTGGATAGCATCCCGCCAGCGCCCCGCGGCGTGCCGCAGATTGAAGTAATCTTCGACATCGACGCCAACGGCATCCTGAACGTGACCGCCAAGGACAAGGGCACCGGCAAGGAGCAGAAAATCCGCATCGAAGCCAGCAGCGGCTTGTCCGAGCAGGACATTGAGCGCATGCGCCAGGAAGCGGCCAGCAACGCCGACGCCGACAAGGCCGAAGCCGAGCGCATCAAGAAGGTGAACGACGCCGACTCGATGATTTTCCAGACCGAGAAACAGCTGAAAGAGTACGGCGATAAGCTGAGCGGTGGCAATAAAACCGCTGTCGAAGGGGCCCTCGCCGACCTCAGGAAAGCCCACGAGAGCAAAGACCTCGGCGCGATTGAAACCGCTATGACGGCCATTAACGCCGCCTGGCAGGCTGCCTCGCAGGAGATGTACGCCGCCGCGGGTGCCGATGGCGCCGGGGCCGGCCAAGGCTTCCCTGGCGGGGGCGACGGCCAGCCGCAGGACGGCAACGGCCAGCCCGCCGCCGACCACGTAACCGACGTGGACTACGAGGAAGTAGACGGTAAATAA
- a CDS encoding pseudouridine synthase: MRYILLNKPYEVLTQFTDEAGRATLKNFVPVPHIYPVGRLDFDSEGLLLLTDDKALQHRLSDPRYKVFKTYWAQVEGEVTTEALEKLRRGVVLKEGRTTPAQATDMPEPEDLWARSTPIRYRANIPTTWLEIRISQGMNRQVRKMCAAVGLPCLRLVRARIDELDLGELAPGQWRELTPEESRKLKAKFSATKLPANRQVAVKPTPGALPPAAAAPSRGRRPRPGNGPAERSAPRHPR, encoded by the coding sequence ATGCGCTACATCCTCCTCAACAAGCCCTATGAAGTCCTCACCCAATTCACCGACGAGGCGGGCCGGGCTACGCTCAAGAATTTCGTGCCCGTGCCGCATATTTATCCCGTCGGCCGGCTCGATTTTGACTCCGAAGGCCTCCTGCTCCTCACCGACGACAAGGCCCTCCAACACCGCCTCAGCGACCCGCGCTACAAGGTGTTTAAAACCTACTGGGCCCAGGTAGAAGGCGAAGTAACCACCGAGGCCCTCGAAAAGCTGCGCCGTGGCGTGGTCCTCAAGGAAGGCCGCACCACCCCCGCCCAGGCTACCGATATGCCCGAGCCCGAGGACCTGTGGGCCCGTAGCACGCCCATCCGCTACCGGGCCAATATCCCCACCACTTGGCTGGAAATCCGCATTTCGCAGGGCATGAACCGCCAGGTGCGCAAGATGTGCGCCGCCGTGGGCCTCCCCTGCCTGCGCCTCGTCCGCGCCCGCATCGACGAGCTGGACCTTGGCGAACTAGCCCCCGGCCAGTGGCGCGAGCTCACGCCCGAAGAGTCGCGCAAGCTCAAGGCCAAGTTCTCGGCCACCAAGCTTCCCGCCAACCGCCAGGTGGCCGTGAAGCCCACGCCTGGGGCCCTACCCCCAGCCGCTGCCGCGCCATCGCGCGGCCGCCGCCCGAGGCCCGGCAACGGGCCGGCCGAACGGAGCGCGCCACGCCACCCGCGCTAG
- a CDS encoding MBL fold metallo-hydrolase, whose protein sequence is MKIFLLTTSGILGALLLAAVAFTGLSPQLGGMPTKADRQRFARSGHYVDGKFKNLLPTIQLTEGNMASVLWNFAFRKHPNTEPPGPLPTQPLDSLTIVRKSPGLVRVTWFGHSASLVEMAGQNILLDPMLSVEMGPLPLVTPKRYNPRLAITPEQLPPITAVLISHDHYDHLDYQTIRKIKDKVGHFYVPLGIGAHLRAWGVPAARITEMNWGDSARMAGITLRCTPSRHFSGRGLTNRNSTLWCSWVMQGPTKRIFYTGDGGYGPHFAAIGAQYGPFDLALVECGQYDRQWAEIHMLPEQSVQAARDVRATAMLPVHWGAFTEANHPWNEPVARATAEAARLGQPLTTPRLGEPVTLGPGPLPAAPWWR, encoded by the coding sequence TTGAAAATCTTTCTCTTGACCACAAGTGGCATCCTCGGGGCCCTGTTACTGGCGGCGGTGGCCTTCACCGGCCTCAGCCCGCAGCTGGGCGGCATGCCCACCAAGGCCGACCGGCAGCGCTTTGCGCGATCGGGGCACTACGTGGATGGCAAATTTAAGAACCTGCTGCCGACGATACAGCTGACGGAAGGCAACATGGCGTCGGTGCTGTGGAATTTTGCTTTCCGCAAGCATCCCAACACCGAGCCGCCAGGGCCCCTGCCCACGCAGCCGCTCGACTCGCTCACCATTGTGCGGAAGTCGCCCGGTTTGGTGCGCGTCACGTGGTTTGGCCACTCGGCTAGCCTGGTGGAAATGGCCGGCCAAAACATCCTGCTCGACCCCATGCTGAGCGTGGAAATGGGACCCCTGCCGCTGGTCACGCCCAAGCGCTACAACCCCCGCCTGGCCATCACGCCCGAACAGCTGCCGCCCATTACCGCCGTGCTCATCTCGCACGACCACTACGACCACCTCGACTACCAAACTATCCGTAAAATCAAGGATAAGGTGGGGCATTTTTACGTGCCGCTGGGTATTGGGGCCCACCTGCGGGCCTGGGGCGTGCCCGCGGCCCGCATCACGGAAATGAACTGGGGCGACAGCGCCCGGATGGCCGGCATCACGCTGCGGTGCACGCCGAGCCGCCACTTTTCGGGCCGCGGCCTCACCAACCGCAATTCCACGCTGTGGTGCTCGTGGGTAATGCAGGGCCCCACGAAGCGCATTTTTTACACCGGCGACGGCGGCTACGGGCCCCACTTCGCCGCCATCGGGGCCCAGTACGGGCCCTTTGATTTGGCCTTGGTGGAGTGCGGGCAGTACGACCGGCAGTGGGCCGAAATCCACATGCTGCCCGAACAGAGCGTGCAGGCCGCCCGCGACGTGCGCGCCACCGCCATGCTGCCCGTGCACTGGGGCGCCTTCACCGAGGCTAACCACCCCTGGAACGAGCCCGTGGCCCGCGCCACTGCTGAGGCCGCCCGCCTCGGCCAGCCCCTCACCACGCCGCGCCTCGGCGAGCCTGTAACTTTGGGCCCCGGGCCGCTGCCCGCCGCGCCGTGGTGGCGCTAG
- a CDS encoding NAD-dependent epimerase/dehydratase family protein, whose translation MKLRVILTGATGMVGEGVLLECLQNPAVAYVLVLSRRPSGRSHPKMTELLHANLQDLGPIESQLTGYDACFFCAGISSIGVSKEEYGRITHDLTLDFARTLARLNPAMTFIYVSGAGTDGTGQSGQHWARVKGRTENELLALPFRRAYMFRPGFMQATPGQRNVPKSYRYIAWLYPLARLLAPAYVSTMQEVGRAMINAASAGAPKPVLEVPDIVALAQNPARS comes from the coding sequence ATGAAACTACGAGTCATCCTCACCGGCGCTACCGGGATGGTGGGCGAGGGCGTCCTGCTCGAATGCCTGCAAAACCCCGCCGTGGCGTATGTGCTGGTGCTCAGCCGCCGGCCCAGCGGCCGCAGCCACCCCAAAATGACCGAACTGCTGCACGCCAACTTGCAGGACCTGGGCCCCATCGAAAGCCAGCTCACGGGCTATGACGCCTGCTTTTTCTGCGCCGGCATCTCGTCGATAGGCGTGTCGAAGGAAGAATACGGGCGCATAACCCACGACCTGACGCTGGATTTTGCCCGCACCCTGGCGCGCCTCAACCCGGCCATGACGTTCATCTACGTGTCGGGCGCCGGCACCGATGGCACCGGGCAAAGCGGCCAGCACTGGGCGCGGGTGAAGGGCCGCACCGAAAACGAGCTGCTGGCCCTACCCTTCCGGCGGGCCTATATGTTCCGGCCGGGCTTCATGCAGGCTACGCCCGGCCAGCGCAACGTGCCGAAATCGTACCGCTACATCGCCTGGCTGTATCCGCTGGCGCGCCTGCTGGCCCCGGCCTACGTCAGCACGATGCAGGAAGTGGGCCGGGCGATGATCAACGCCGCCAGTGCCGGGGCCCCCAAGCCTGTGCTCGAAGTGCCCGACATCGTGGCGCTGGCCCAAAATCCAGCGAGAAGTTAA
- a CDS encoding VWA domain-containing protein, whose amino-acid sequence MLTTQYSAWFIPLCLLVGAGYAALQYSARAPWGTRLNYALAALRFLVVSALCYLLLGPLLTTSTTRTEKPTVVLAVDNSQSVELFTPKPVLEQATAGLAQLAATLRGKGFAVETRALTPGRTPGPDSLRFTAASTDLDQLLAGTRAAYDGRNLAAVVLLSDGIANQGRGPATADYTFPIYAVAVGDTVPKKDLRLTDLAYNRVAFSGNKFPLKAELAFEGYAGGTATVELREGPRVLETRRVALPVGRRRVKVAFQLTAPAPGKRRYEVRVVPQPGEFTALNNARPAFVEVVKGKLRVLLAGAAPHPDLKALRAALQTNDDFDLTLAVPGIAPLKAGADFDVAILHQLPAQGGLGADILAQVQAKGVPAFYIIGAQSDLAAYNRLGTGLSIQPRGAQTDAVTPLPNPGFTRFAFDEEAARRFAQYPPVAVPFADLRLGPGAEAALWQQVGRVATQRPLLVFGGPTGRRQATLLTDGGWQWRLSEAVAHDDHPEAYDRLIVRTIQLLTQNTRKKRLDAYPTQDAFGTQDDVTLAAETYNAVFERVYDQKIDLTLTSDSQRVRRFSFSNGPDGAPLHLGPLPAGRYRYLARATLGGLAQQDAGELLVQNQPLEALESKANPNLLAQLARRSGQRLYYPAQLAQLTQDLLKANYKPIISSEENLKDLIDQKWIFFLLLAFVTAEWAVRKYSGSV is encoded by the coding sequence TTGCTCACGACCCAATATTCCGCCTGGTTTATCCCGCTGTGCCTGTTGGTGGGTGCGGGCTACGCCGCCCTGCAATACTCGGCCCGGGCCCCCTGGGGGACCCGCCTGAACTACGCGCTGGCTGCGCTGCGCTTCTTGGTGGTCAGCGCGTTGTGCTACCTGCTGCTGGGGCCCCTGCTCACCACCAGCACCACGCGCACCGAAAAGCCCACTGTGGTGCTGGCCGTCGACAACTCGCAATCGGTCGAATTATTCACGCCCAAGCCCGTGCTGGAGCAGGCCACCGCCGGCCTGGCCCAGCTGGCCGCCACGCTGCGCGGCAAGGGCTTCGCGGTGGAAACCCGGGCCCTGACACCCGGCCGCACGCCCGGGCCCGATTCGCTGCGCTTCACCGCCGCCAGCACCGACCTCGACCAACTGCTGGCCGGCACCCGCGCTGCCTACGACGGCCGCAACCTGGCCGCCGTAGTGCTGCTCAGCGACGGCATCGCCAACCAGGGCCGGGGCCCCGCCACGGCTGATTACACGTTCCCAATTTACGCCGTGGCCGTGGGCGACACCGTGCCCAAAAAAGACTTGCGCCTGACGGACCTCGCCTACAACCGGGTGGCGTTCAGCGGCAACAAGTTTCCGCTGAAGGCCGAGCTGGCCTTTGAGGGCTACGCCGGCGGCACCGCCACCGTGGAGCTGCGCGAGGGCCCCCGGGTGCTCGAAACCCGCCGCGTGGCTCTGCCCGTGGGCCGGCGGCGCGTGAAAGTGGCCTTCCAGCTTACGGCCCCCGCGCCCGGCAAGCGCCGCTACGAGGTGCGCGTGGTGCCCCAGCCCGGCGAATTCACGGCCCTGAACAACGCCCGGCCGGCCTTCGTGGAGGTGGTGAAGGGTAAGCTGCGCGTGCTGCTGGCCGGCGCCGCCCCCCACCCCGACCTAAAGGCCCTGCGCGCCGCGCTGCAAACCAACGACGACTTCGACCTGACGCTGGCCGTGCCCGGCATAGCCCCACTCAAAGCTGGGGCCGACTTCGACGTGGCCATTCTGCACCAGCTGCCGGCCCAGGGCGGGCTGGGGGCCGATATTCTGGCGCAGGTGCAGGCCAAGGGCGTGCCGGCGTTTTACATTATAGGAGCCCAGTCGGACCTGGCGGCCTACAACCGGCTCGGCACCGGCCTCAGCATCCAGCCCCGCGGGGCCCAAACCGACGCCGTGACGCCCCTGCCCAACCCCGGCTTCACCCGCTTCGCCTTCGACGAGGAAGCCGCCCGGCGCTTCGCCCAGTACCCGCCCGTGGCCGTGCCCTTCGCCGACCTGCGCCTGGGCCCCGGGGCCGAAGCCGCGCTCTGGCAGCAAGTAGGCCGCGTGGCCACCCAGCGGCCACTGCTGGTATTCGGGGGGCCCACCGGCCGCCGCCAGGCCACCCTGCTCACCGATGGCGGCTGGCAGTGGCGCCTGAGCGAAGCCGTAGCCCACGACGACCACCCCGAAGCCTACGACCGCCTAATAGTGCGCACCATCCAGCTCCTCACCCAAAACACCCGCAAAAAGCGCCTCGACGCCTACCCCACGCAGGACGCCTTCGGCACCCAGGACGATGTGACGCTAGCCGCCGAAACCTACAACGCAGTGTTTGAGCGCGTTTATGACCAGAAAATCGACCTCACCCTCACCAGCGACAGCCAGCGCGTGCGCCGCTTCTCCTTCAGCAACGGCCCCGATGGGGCCCCGCTGCACCTGGGGCCCCTGCCCGCCGGCCGCTACCGCTACCTGGCCCGCGCCACCCTCGGCGGCCTGGCCCAGCAAGACGCCGGCGAGCTGCTCGTGCAAAACCAGCCCCTCGAAGCCCTCGAATCCAAAGCCAACCCCAACCTGCTGGCCCAGCTGGCCCGCCGCAGCGGCCAGCGCCTTTACTACCCCGCGCAGCTCGCACAACTCACCCAGGACTTGCTGAAAGCCAACTACAAACCCATCATTTCCAGCGAAGAAAACCTGAAGGATTTGATTGACCAGAAGTGGATTTTCTTCCTGCTCCTGGCCTTCGTCACGGCCGAGTGGGCCGTGCGGAAATACTCGGGCAGCGTGTAG
- a CDS encoding HAD family hydrolase, translating into MIQTVIFDMDGVIIDTEPIHRHAFFTQFAELGIAVSDAEYASFLGSSTRNVFQQLKLQFGLTQDVDALLLRKRVLFNQAFDTDPTLDLLDNVRGLLDDLRAHQVPLVLASSASKATIGRVCARFGLGPYFTHVVSGEDFAQSKPNPAIFQHAAALAGTPVSECVVIEDSANGVAAAKAAGIYCIGYASPHSAGQNLVQADMIIQHFSELSAEKIRAIRVG; encoded by the coding sequence ATGATTCAAACCGTAATTTTCGACATGGATGGCGTCATCATCGACACCGAACCCATTCACCGCCACGCCTTTTTCACCCAGTTTGCCGAGCTGGGCATCGCCGTTTCGGACGCCGAATACGCCTCGTTTCTGGGATCATCCACGCGCAACGTGTTCCAGCAGCTCAAGCTGCAGTTTGGACTAACGCAAGACGTGGACGCCTTGCTCCTGCGCAAGCGCGTACTGTTCAACCAGGCATTCGACACTGACCCGACCCTCGACCTGCTCGACAACGTGCGTGGGCTGCTCGACGACCTGCGGGCCCACCAGGTGCCGCTGGTGCTGGCCTCGTCGGCCTCCAAGGCCACCATCGGGCGGGTATGCGCACGGTTTGGCCTGGGGCCCTATTTCACGCACGTGGTTAGCGGCGAAGACTTTGCGCAGTCCAAACCTAACCCCGCCATCTTCCAGCACGCCGCCGCCCTGGCCGGTACGCCGGTATCGGAGTGCGTCGTCATCGAGGATTCGGCCAACGGCGTGGCGGCGGCCAAAGCGGCCGGCATCTACTGCATCGGCTACGCCAGCCCGCACTCGGCCGGGCAAAACCTGGTGCAGGCAGATATGATTATCCAACACTTTTCCGAACTGTCGGCGGAGAAGATTCGGGCGATTCGGGTGGGGTAG
- a CDS encoding YiiX/YebB-like N1pC/P60 family cysteine hydrolase yields MGKPAPGPWSLHCQLRRSQSHQAAETTAAALGAQLRDGNLIFHTSQSAQSQAIQRATHSPYSHCGIVYKNAGQWQVFEAVQPAKLTPLADRWSLTPGPSPEERGANRQLKANYLNI; encoded by the coding sequence GTGGGCAAACCAGCACCTGGACCCTGGAGCCTGCACTGCCAGCTACGCCGCTCCCAAAGCCACCAGGCAGCGGAAACGACAGCTGCGGCGCTAGGGGCCCAGCTGCGCGACGGCAACCTGATTTTCCACACTTCGCAATCGGCCCAAAGTCAGGCCATTCAGCGGGCTACGCACTCGCCCTATAGCCACTGCGGCATCGTGTATAAAAACGCGGGCCAGTGGCAAGTATTCGAAGCCGTGCAGCCGGCGAAACTGACGCCGCTGGCCGACCGGTGGAGCCTCACCCCCGGCCCCTCTCCAGAAGAGAGGGGTGCCAATCGTCAGCTCAAAGCCAACTATTTAAATATTTGA
- the fabG gene encoding 3-oxoacyl-[acyl-carrier-protein] reductase: protein MNQTLAGKVALVTGASKGIGRAIAAHFAQLGAQVAFTYLSSVEKGQALEAELAAHGTKAKGYRSDASDYAQAEKLVEDVLADFGKLDILVNNAGITQDGLLMRMSEQQWDNVLTVNLKSVFNLTKAATKPMIRAKSGSIINMTSVVGIKGNAGQANYAASKAGIIGFTKSVALELGSRNIRCNAVAPGFIETEMTDALDAKQVDEWRKAIPLKRGGSPDDVAKATAFLASDDSSYITGQVLQVDGGMLT, encoded by the coding sequence ATGAATCAGACTCTCGCCGGAAAAGTAGCCCTCGTGACCGGGGCCTCGAAAGGAATTGGTCGCGCTATTGCCGCGCATTTTGCCCAGCTGGGGGCCCAGGTGGCCTTCACGTACTTATCGTCAGTGGAAAAAGGCCAGGCCCTGGAGGCCGAGCTGGCCGCCCACGGCACCAAAGCCAAGGGCTACCGCTCCGACGCCTCGGACTACGCCCAGGCCGAAAAACTGGTGGAAGACGTGCTGGCCGACTTCGGCAAACTCGACATCCTCGTCAACAATGCCGGCATCACGCAGGACGGACTACTGATGCGCATGAGCGAGCAGCAGTGGGACAACGTACTGACCGTGAACCTCAAGTCGGTCTTCAACCTCACCAAGGCCGCCACCAAGCCCATGATACGCGCCAAATCCGGCTCCATCATCAACATGACCAGCGTGGTGGGCATCAAGGGCAACGCCGGGCAGGCCAACTACGCCGCCAGCAAGGCCGGCATCATCGGCTTCACTAAGTCGGTGGCCCTGGAGCTGGGCTCGCGCAACATCCGCTGCAACGCCGTGGCCCCCGGCTTCATCGAAACCGAAATGACCGACGCGCTCGACGCCAAGCAAGTGGACGAGTGGCGCAAAGCCATCCCCCTCAAGCGAGGCGGCTCGCCCGACGACGTGGCCAAAGCCACCGCGTTTTTAGCCTCGGATGATTCCAGCTACATCACCGGCCAGGTCCTGCAAGTGGACGGCGGCATGCTGACGTAG
- a CDS encoding geranylgeranyl reductase family protein, translated as MTAHHHICILGAGPGGATAALHLANAGQPCLLLDRAAFPRDKVCGDALSGKVLMELKRIDEALPARLGALPAQVPSWGIDFFAPNGRRLAIPFKPQFDKATDRPAGHVAKRLDFDNFLVNEVRQRPEIDFRENVDVARTERTPAGGWQLFDKAGNLLAECKLLLVANGAQSAFARQVAGHALEPDHHCVGLRTYYRGVAGLSPDNFIELHFIKEFLPGYLWVFPLPNGQANVGVGMLSKTVAAKKINLRQRLDEILATHPALAPRFAQAERLGPVRGFGLPLGSKRRALSGPHYLLLGDAGSLIDPFSGEGISHAMVSGRHAAVWAAQAVASGDFSPQFLQNYDKAVYNRLWQELRLSRAMQRLLNFPSLFNIVANRAANNPTLAETLSAMFLDLDLRERLRKPSFYFKLLFGGK; from the coding sequence ATGACAGCGCATCACCACATCTGCATCCTGGGCGCGGGGCCCGGCGGGGCCACCGCCGCCCTGCATCTGGCCAACGCCGGCCAGCCCTGCCTGCTGCTTGACCGCGCCGCGTTTCCGCGCGACAAAGTGTGCGGTGACGCGCTGAGCGGCAAGGTGTTGATGGAGCTGAAGCGCATCGACGAAGCGCTACCGGCCCGGCTGGGGGCCCTGCCTGCGCAGGTGCCGAGCTGGGGTATCGACTTCTTCGCGCCCAACGGCCGCCGCCTGGCTATTCCCTTCAAGCCGCAGTTCGACAAGGCCACCGACCGCCCCGCCGGCCACGTGGCCAAGCGCCTCGATTTCGATAATTTCCTGGTGAACGAAGTGCGCCAGCGGCCCGAAATCGACTTCCGCGAAAACGTGGACGTGGCCCGCACCGAGCGCACCCCGGCCGGCGGCTGGCAGCTGTTCGACAAAGCCGGCAACCTGCTGGCCGAGTGCAAGTTACTACTGGTGGCCAACGGGGCGCAATCGGCGTTTGCACGCCAGGTGGCCGGCCACGCCCTGGAACCCGACCACCACTGCGTCGGCCTGCGCACCTACTACCGCGGCGTGGCCGGCCTCAGCCCCGATAATTTCATCGAGCTGCACTTCATCAAGGAATTCCTGCCCGGCTACCTATGGGTGTTCCCGCTGCCCAATGGCCAGGCCAACGTGGGCGTGGGGATGCTTTCGAAGACCGTAGCGGCCAAAAAAATCAACCTGCGCCAGCGGCTCGATGAGATTTTGGCTACCCACCCGGCCCTGGCTCCACGCTTCGCACAGGCCGAGCGGTTGGGGCCCGTGCGCGGCTTCGGGCTGCCGCTGGGCTCGAAGCGGCGGGCGCTGTCGGGGCCCCATTACCTGTTGCTCGGCGACGCCGGCTCGCTCATCGACCCGTTTTCGGGCGAGGGTATTTCGCACGCCATGGTGAGCGGGCGCCACGCCGCCGTGTGGGCCGCCCAGGCCGTGGCCAGCGGCGATTTCAGCCCGCAATTCCTCCAGAACTACGATAAGGCCGTGTACAACCGCCTTTGGCAGGAGCTACGCCTGAGCCGCGCCATGCAGCGGCTGCTCAACTTTCCCAGCCTGTTCAACATCGTGGCCAACCGCGCCGCCAACAACCCCACGCTGGCCGAAACCCTCTCCGCCATGTTCCTCGATCTGGACCTGCGCGAGCGGTTGCGCAAGCCCAGCTTCTACTTTAAGCTGCTATTTGGAGGAAAGTGA
- a CDS encoding tetratricopeptide repeat protein — translation MRTSTLSLLAALGLLGALTNCAATAEKEQSNHTAGASVATLAAPAAIPPAPATDSVTSPAVPLVDSTGAARSAPDARAGVLATEGAGARAPSAREASAERTREKKLTNAECRQMLATADAALKRSPKDPAALLQRAKAKSYLHEYPAAQLDYSAALRYQRNNPDAYYNRGVNHLMMKRYKAAAADFAGALRYRPDDKESFFGRGVAKMQMLQYKPAVADFTRAIQLDSAYADAWEYRGISYASFDKLPEARRDLERATDLNPNAAKSLRRYVGNDGKEPIKATPIRAPRPTAGRP, via the coding sequence ATGCGCACTTCGACTCTTTCCCTGCTGGCGGCCCTGGGCCTGCTGGGGGCCCTCACCAACTGCGCCGCCACCGCCGAAAAGGAGCAGTCCAATCACACCGCCGGCGCATCCGTCGCTACCCTGGCCGCCCCGGCCGCTATCCCACCCGCCCCGGCTACTGATTCAGTAACTTCCCCCGCGGTGCCGCTCGTTGACTCGACCGGGGCCGCCCGCTCGGCGCCCGACGCCCGCGCTGGCGTGCTAGCCACCGAAGGCGCCGGCGCCAGGGCCCCCTCTGCCCGCGAGGCGTCGGCCGAGCGCACCCGCGAGAAGAAGCTGACCAACGCAGAGTGCCGCCAGATGCTGGCCACGGCCGACGCCGCCCTCAAGCGCAGCCCTAAGGACCCCGCCGCCCTGCTCCAGCGCGCCAAGGCCAAGAGCTACCTGCACGAGTACCCCGCCGCCCAGCTCGACTACTCGGCCGCCCTACGCTACCAGCGCAACAACCCCGACGCCTACTACAACCGCGGCGTGAACCACCTGATGATGAAGCGGTACAAGGCCGCTGCCGCCGACTTCGCCGGGGCCCTCCGGTACCGGCCCGACGACAAGGAATCATTCTTCGGCCGCGGCGTGGCCAAAATGCAGATGCTCCAGTACAAGCCCGCCGTGGCCGATTTCACGCGCGCCATCCAGCTCGATTCGGCCTACGCCGACGCCTGGGAGTACCGCGGCATCAGCTACGCCTCGTTCGACAAGCTGCCCGAGGCGCGCCGCGACCTGGAGCGCGCCACCGACCTCAACCCCAACGCCGCCAAGAGCCTGCGCCGCTACGTGGGCAACGACGGCAAGGAACCCATCAAGGCTACGCCCATCCGGGCCCCACGCCCCACGGCCGGTCGGCCTTAG